A single window of Salvia splendens isolate huo1 chromosome 6, SspV2, whole genome shotgun sequence DNA harbors:
- the LOC121808534 gene encoding uncharacterized protein LOC121808534, translating to MRSSSIWPDNSAAAASSSSSFQQLVPPPVATGTPEKSRPRQSNVFQLLARREVSPQTKHSARRFWGQDSSTCAHACRTRFESAKDARQELRSWVESGSLLHISAKYCPLQPPPRSTIAAAFSPDGKTLASTHGDHTVKIINCQTGKCLKVLSGHRRTPWVVRFHPLYPDILASGSLDHEVRLWDAKTAECIGSRDFYRPIASIAFHAKGEILAVASGHKLYMWHYNKGGEASSPTIILKTRRSLRAVHFHPHAAPFILTAEVNDLDSSDPSMTPATSRGYLHYPPPTIYLADAHSNYRSNSGSDVPVMSVPFLIWPSVSIGDGTSQQSDVDMSSNASQQRAENSASVRLLTYSTPSGQYELVLSPIESSSATAQDERLNNSSTRETGNAGSEHAMDAMDTDMPAEARNNQFFQFGDPTNWELPFLQGWLIGQSQAGQRAVHSQNGGSNEGLPSHSIGDLSTVVPPVIPNTAGNLRVPGRSGSRHHSSRTHAIPTARSGDAAAFNNSRPQQSNSQPFMNQIQSEVATSLAAAAAAELPCTVKLRIWSHNVKYPCAPLDSDRCRLTIPHAVLCSEMGAHFSPCGRFLAVCVACVLPTTDADPGFHSQIHDVTGTSTSPTRHPISAQRVMYELRIYSLEESTFGFVLASRAIRAAHCLTSIQFSPTSEHLLLAYGRRHSSLLKSVVIDGDTTVPIYTILEIYRVSDMELVRVLPSAEDEVNVACFHPLVGGGLVYGTKEGKLRILQCDGSDSFSSKESRIPDDNNMVEVPTFALEG from the exons CAATGTATTCCAATTGTTAGCTCGGAGAGAGGTATCTCCTCAAACCAAGCATTCAGCCAGAAGATTTTGGGGCCAGGATTCCAGTACCTGTGCTCACGCTTGCAGAACTAGATTTGAATCTGCTAAAGACGCAAGACAAGAACTTCGTTCATG GGTAGAGTCAGGGTCATTGCTGCATATATCAGCCAAGTATTGTCCCCTGCAGCCTCCACCTAGGTCAACAATTGCTGCAGCCTTCAGTCCTGATGGAAAGACGCTTGCATCGACACA TGGAGATCATACGGTGAAAATAATCAATTGTCAGACTGGAAAATGCTTAAAAGTGTTGAGTGGTCATCGGAGGACTCCTTGGGTG GTTAGGTTTCATCCACTTTATCCCGACATTCTTGCTAGTGGAAGTCTGGACCATGAAGTTCGATTATGGGATGCCAAAACTGCCGAGTGCATAGGATCGCGTGATTTTT ATCGTCCAATAGCTTCGATTGCATTCCATGCTAAAGGGGAAATTTTGGCCGTTGCTTCTGGTCACAAG CTCTACATGTGGCATTACAACAAGGGAGGGGAGGCTTCCTCTccaacaattatattaaagactCGTCGTTCGCTCCGTGCAGTACATTTCCACCCACACGCTGCACCATTTATTCTAACTGCTGAG GTCAATGATCTAGACTCATCAGACCCTTCCATGACCCCAGCAACTTCGCGTGGCTACTTGCACTACCCTCCTCCTACCATATATTTGGCAGATGCACATTCAAATTATCGTTCAAATTCAGGAAGTGATGTTCCTGTCATGTCTGTACCATTTTTAATATGGCCCTCAGTCAGCATAGGTGATGGGACCTCACAACAAAGTGATGTTGACATGAGTTCCAATGCTTCACAACAAAGGGCGGAGAATTCTGCCTCTGTACGATTGCTCACATATTCAACTCCATCTGGACAATATGAGCTGGTATTGTCTCCCATAGAATCTAGTAGTGCCACTGCACAAGATGAGCGGCTAAATAATTCTTCAACAAGGGAAACTGGTAATGCTGGTTCTGAGCATGCAATGGATGCGATGGACACAGATATGCCAGCTGAAGCTAGAAACAATCAATTTTTCCAATTTGGTGACCCAACAAATTGGGAGCTGCCATTCTTGCAGGGGTGGCTGATTGGTCAAAGCCAAGCTGGCCAACGTGCAGTTCACTCACAAAATGGAGGCAGTAATGAAGGTTTGCCTTCCCACAGTATAGGGGACCTATCAACAGTGGTTCCTCCAGTAATTCCTAATACCGCTGGCAATTTAAGGGTTCCTGGAAGATCTGGCTCGCGGCACCATTCATCACGCACCCATGCAATACCAACAGCCAGATCAGGAGATGCTGCTGCTTTTAACAATAGCCGCCCCCAGCAGAGCAATTCACAGCCTTTCATGAACCAAATCCAGTCTGAGGTAGCCACATCATTAGCTGCAGCAGCAGCTGCTGAGTTGCCTTGTACTGTAAAGCTAAGAATATGGTCTCATAATGTGAAATATCCATGTGCACCTCTTGATTCAGACCGCTGTCGATTAACAATTCCTCATGCTGTACTTTGTAG TGAAATGGGTGCTCATTTTTCACCTTGTGGAAGGTTTTTGGCAGTCTGCGTAGCATGTGTTTTACCAACAACGGATGCTGATCCAGGGTTTCATAGCCAAATTCATGATGTTACCGGTACCTCAACATCGCCTACTAGACATCCAATTTCAGCTCAGCGGGTTATGTATGAGCTAAGGATATATTCCTTAGAAGAGTCAAC ATTTGGGTTTGTTCTGGCCTCTCGGGCTATCAGAGCTGCTCACTGTTTGACATCAATACAG TTTTCTCCAACCTCTGAGCATCTTTTACTTGCTTATGGCCGGCGCCATAGTTCACTTCTTAAAAGTGTTGTCATTGATGGAGATACAACAGTACCCATTTACACTATTCTGGAG ATCTACAGAGTTTCTGATATGGAACTTGTGCGAGTTCTTCCAAGTGCTGAAGATGAGGTCAATGTAGCTTGTTTTCACCCTTTAGTTGGAGGTGGGCTGGTATACGGAACCAAG GAAGGAAAGCTGAGGATCCTTCAATGTGATGGTTCGGACAGCTTCAGTTCCAAGGAATCCCGCATTCCTGATGATAATAACATGGTGGAG GTTCCAACTTTTGCATTGGAAGGTTGA
- the LOC121808536 gene encoding uncharacterized protein LOC121808536 → MAVIEVALHLHAPPFLSHRASVFLYAPSSGINLHCRPLSVSGHRFLLVRQWPLHICQCRRWDSNAEYYAAEEIEDFDEQWTAALEDYIDSIWILKVFGSYGWMLPPILLSLLLANGLKAFLLALALPIGQSTFAFAINRFQNRGKDKPKRKDKTKKRRSRVYSSRDAGSVESPEYTYGQRPQRKQKGYQSWGSKDDFTTTAADFGGWDELDSGMDYNVGGGSSRREQRKTSGSRGASAKKGGKRILRESDGPLLLRLLISVFPFLSTWTKML, encoded by the exons ATGGCGGTGATAGAGGTGGCGCTTCATCTCCACGCGCCTCCGTTTCTCTCTCACCGTGCTTCTGTTTTCCTATATGCCCCAAGTTCCGGTATCAATCTCCATTGCCGCCCACTTTCTGTATCCGGTCACCGGTTTCTCCTCGTTCGGCAATGGCCGCTTCATATCTGCCAGTGTCGCCGTTGGGACTCCAACGCTGAATACTATGCTGCCGAAGAAATTGAGGATTTCGACGAGCAGTGGACTGCAGCTCTTGAGGATTACATCGATAGCATCTGGATATTAAAG GTGTTTGGATCGTATGGTTGGATGCTTCCACCTATTTTACTGTCGCTGCTGCTAGCGAATGGTCTAAAAGCGTTTCTTCTGGCATTGGCTCTGCCAATTGGACAGTCAACTTTTGCATTTGCCATAAACAGGTTCCAGAACCGGGGCAAGGACAAGCCAAAGCGGAAAGACAAGACGAAGAAGCGAAGATCACGTGTCTATAGCTCAAGAGATGCTGGTTCGGTGGAATCACCTGAGTACACTTATGGGCAAAGGCCGCAGAGGAAACAGAAAGGATATCAATCATGGGGTTCCAAAGATGATTTTACTACAACTGCAGCCGATTTTGGTGGATGGGATGAGCTAGATTCAGGTATGGATTACAATGTAGGAGGAGGCTCTTCCAGAAGGGAACAGAGAAAAACGAGTGGGTCACGAGGGGCGTCTGCAAAGAAGGGTGGAAAAAGGATATTGAGGGAGAGTGATGGGCCTTTGTTACTGAGGTTGCTGATATCTGTTTTCCCATTTTTGAGCACATGGACTAAGATGCTGTAG
- the LOC121808535 gene encoding ammonium transporter 1 member 1-like encodes MASLDCSAAQLAPLLGGNATNGAAAADYICRQFSAVSEKFTATSYAVDSTYLLFSAYLVFSMQLGFAMLCAGSVRAKNTMNIMLTNVLDAAAGGIFYYLFGFAFAFGSPSNGFIGRHFFGLKEIPSPLFDYSHFLFQWAFAIAAAGITSGSIAERTQFVAYLIYSSFLTGFVYPVVSHWFWSADGWASAANPGRLLFGSGVIDFAGSGVVHMVGGIAGFYGAIVEGPRIGRFDHSGRAVALRGHSASLVVLGTFLLWFGWYGFNPGSFLKILTPYTHPSGGYYGQWSAIGRTAVTTTLAGCSAALTTLFVRRLVSGHWNVTDVCNGLLGGFAAITAGCSVVEPWAALICGFVAALVLMGWNMAAERAKYDDPLEAAQLHGGCGAWGVIFTALFATEEYVNEVYPGRAGRPFGLFMGGGWRLLAAHLVQIVVIVGWVSVTMGPLFYGLHKLKLLRISPEDEMAGMDLTRHGGFAYVYEDDSLDNGMRNGRAESFPAVASI; translated from the coding sequence ATGGCTTCATTAGACTGCTCAGCCGCCCAGCTGGCGCCGCTCCTCGGCGGCAACGCCACAAACGGCGCCGCCGCGGCAGACTACATCTGCCGACAGTTCTCCGCCGTGTCGGAAAAATTCACGGCCACCTCCTACGCTGTGGACTCCACTTACCTCCTCTTCTCCGCGTACCTCGTCTTCTCCATGCAGCTCGGCTTCGCCATGCTCTGCGCCGGCTCCGTCCGCGCCAAGAACACCATGAACATCATGCTCACCAACGTCCTCGACGCCGCAGCCGGCGGCATCTTCTACTACCTCTTCGGCTTCGCCTTCGCCTTTGGATCCCCCTCCAACGGCTTCATCGGCCGCCACTTCTTTGGCCTCAAAGAAATCCCCTCCCCTCTCTTCGACTACAGCCACTTCCTCTTCCAATGGGCCTTCGCCATCGCCGCCGCCGGCATCACCAGCGGCTCCATCGCCGAGCGGACTCAGTTCGTCGCTTACTTGATCTACTCCTCCTTCCTCACCGGCTTTGTTTACCCTGTTGTTTCCCATTGGTTTTGGTCCGCCGACGGCTGGGCCAGCGCTGCCAACCCCGGCCGCCTCCTCTTCGGATCCGGCGTCATCGACTTTGCCGGGTCCGGCGTGGTCCACATGGTTGGCGGCATCGCTGGTTTTTACGGAGCAATAGTTGAAGGCCCGAGAATCGGGAGATTTGACCACTCTGGCCGCGCTGTGGCCTTGCGAGGTCACAGCGCGTCCCTAGTAGTACTAGGCACTTTCCTATTATGGTTCGGGTGGTACGGGTTCAATCCCGGGTCATTTCTCAAAATCCTCACCCCGTACACCCACCCGAGCGGCGGATACTACGGCCAGTGGTCTGCCATCGGGCGAACGGCGGTCACCACCACTCTGGCCGGATGCTCCGCCGCTCTCACGACATTATTCGTGAGACGGCTCGTATCTGGCCATTGGAACGTGACCGACGTTTGCAACGGGTTACTGGGCGGGTTCGCTGCCATCACGGCTGGGTGCTCCGTGGTGGAGCCCTGGGCCGCGCTGATATGCGGGTTTGTGGCCGCGCTCGTGCTCATGGGGTGGAACATGGCTGCGGAGCGGGCCAAGTACGACGACCCGTTGGAGGCCGCGCAGCTGCATGGCGGGTGCGGCGCGTGGGGCGTGATATTCACGGCACTGTTCGCGACGGAGGAGTACGTGAACGAGGTGTACCCGGGGCGGGCGGGTCGGCCTTTCGGGTTGTTTATGGGGGGCGGGTGGAGGCTGCTGGCGGCTCATTTGGTTCAGATTGTGGTGATTGTCGGGTGGGTCAGTGTAACCATGGGTCCTTTGTTTTACGGTTTGCATAAGCTGAAGCTTCTACGGATATCGCCCGAAGACGAGATGGCGGGTATGGATCTGACCCGACATGGTGGATTCGCATACGTGTATGAGGATGATTCGCTAGATAATGGGATGCGAAATGGTAGGGCAGAATCATTTCCAGCAGTGGCTtcaatttag
- the LOC121808538 gene encoding haloacid dehalogenase-like hydrolase domain-containing protein At2g33255, with amino-acid sequence MPLLCFRPLLFLFLNPARAFSSMTTSSVTPKLRGVVFDMDGTLTVPVIDFPAMYRAVLGDQEYLRIKSQSPSGIDILHHIETWRPDKQKRAYEIIADFEKQGSDKLQIMPGALELCDFLNSKNIRRGLITRNVKDAVDIFHKRFGMSFSPALSREYRPYKPDPAPLLHICAIWNMEPDEVMMVGDSLKDDVACGKRAGAFACLLDETGRYDAPEYQDVEFKPDYKVSSLSELRTILEKNFNLTSEPNSMVHN; translated from the exons ATGCCACTCCTCTGCTTCCGACctctcctcttcctcttcctcaacCCCGCCAGGGCATTCTCGTCAATGACCACCTCCTCCGTTACCCCCAAACTGCGAGGCGTCGTCTTCGACATGGACGGAACCCTAACCGTCCCCGTCATCGACTTCCCCGCCATGTACAGAGCCGTCCTCGGCGACCAAGAGTACCTCAGGATCAAGTCCCAGAGCCCCTCCGGCATCGATATTTTGCACCACATTGAGACCTGGAGACCCGATAAGCAGAAGAGGGCCTACGAGATTATTGCCGATTTTGAGAAACAGGGATCGGATAAGCTCCAAATTATGCCTG GTGCATTGGAACTTTGTGACTTTCTCAACTCGAAGAATATTAG GAGAGGATTAATCACAAGAAATGTGAAGGATGCAGTTGATATATTCCATAAGCGGTTTGGG ATGTCATTTTCCCCTGCATTAAGCAGGGAGTATCGACCTTACAAACCGGACCCTGCTCCACTTCTACATATATGTGCAATTTGGAATATGGAACCTGATGAGGTTATGATGGTTGGGGATAGTCTCAAGGATGAC GTGGCCTGTGGGAAAAGAGCAGGAGCTTTTGCATGCTTGCTCGATGAAACGGGAAGGTATGATGCCCCTGAATACCAAGATGTCGAATTCAAGCCAGATTACAAAGTGTCTTCTCTTTCTGAACTACGTACTATTCTGGAAAAGAATTTCAACCTTACTTCTGAGCCCAACTCGATGGTTCACAATTGA
- the LOC121808539 gene encoding transcription factor MYB2-like — MSWRVMSQHMGWDATDEGWRKGPWTAEEDRLLIEYVKSNGEGRWNNVARLAGLKRNGKSCRLRWVNYLRPDLKRGQITPHEEMIILELHARWGNRWSTIARSLPGRTDNEIKNYWRTHFKKKSKSSSDNAEKMRARLLRRQQFQLQQQQQQQQQRQQQQYEQDQIDMKRIIAALLDDHETSTPSDLTASDEQGLLYSVISNCATAAPEEEVVWDGLWNLEGVHGNYVVAKPNLDFY; from the exons ATGTCTTGGAGGGTAATGTCGCAACATATGGGGTGGGATGCCACAGATGAGGGGTGGCGAAAGGGGCCATGGACTGCCGAAGAAGACAGACTTCTCATTGAGTATGTCAAATCCAACGGCGAAGGCCGTTGGAACAATGTGGCTAGGCTTGCAG GGCTAAAGAGGAATGGCAAGAGTTGTAGATTGAGATGGGTGAACTACTTGAGGCCTGATCTCAAGAGGGGCCAAATTACCCCTCATGAAGAAATGATCATTCTTGAATTACATGCTAGATGGGGCAACAG ATGGTCAACTATTGCCAGAAGCTTACCGGGAAGAACCGACAACGAGATAAAAAACTACTGGAGAACTCATTTCAAGAAAAAGTCCAAATCCTCCTCGGACAACGCAGAGAAGATGCGGGCCCGTCTTTTGAGGAGGCAGCAGTTCCAActtcagcagcagcagcaacaacaacaacaacgacAACAGCAGCAATACGAGCAGGATCAGATAGACATGAAAAGGATCATCGCAGCGCTGCTCGATGATCACGAGACGAGTACTCCCTCTGACCTGACCGCCTCGGACGAGCAAGGACTCTTGTACTCGGTGATTAGTAACTGCGCGACGGCAGCACCGGAGGAGGAGGTGGTGTGGGATGGACTCTGGAACTTGGAAGGTGTCCATGGGAATTACGTGGTAGCCAAACCAAATTTAGATTTCTATTGA